Genomic segment of Citrus sinensis cultivar Valencia sweet orange chromosome 7, DVS_A1.0, whole genome shotgun sequence:
TGCCGTGCTCATACGCTTACTTAGGCCGTTTGGGATTCTTTTTTGGaagtttaaaagtaattttaaaaatttaaaagttaattttagtatttagtaaaaaaaaattaaaatcatttttgttaaaatcagTCTCTTATAtacttgattttgaaaagtagagAAGAGGTAACTTttagattctgattttgagaattaattttatcctttaatataatttcataaatattcttaaaattattacctaaatataaaattatccttattcaattttgaaacaaaatcaatatttttaatacatttttattataattcatcaatacaaatttattaatatcaatttgttggttgaattgttattaaatttgtttcactatattataaatttaactatcaattttttaagataaaaatcaaaaatatattataaattttattttttgtaaaaattattataatacataattaaaaatattatatgtacatgtttttatatgtataagtaaattttatcctacattttagtaatttttttctctcagcagtttaaaaataaaatttgccaAACACCCATAACTGCTTTCAAAACTCACAGtacttctaaaaataaaatttaccaaatacttaaTTGATTCTTTTCACAACTGATTATTTCTACAACACAATTAAtagcaaatattttaaaagttataacatTCCCAAACTAATCCTTAGTTTAAGAAATACAAGCACAAGAAAGTTCTCagccaacaatttttttatgaaagtaAAAATTTGTTCCCTTTAAACccaacttaattattaatcgCATGTGTTACTCATTTATCATatactgttattattatttgtcttggaaaattataataacatCTAGAGACTTCATTGTATTGACCAATCATCTCTATGTTATAATTGAATATCATCCCTTGTAACAATACTCTTGAGACAAGTTTTAACATAAGTTGCCCGTAATAGGATCGAATATTCATTAGGGTGTGAGGTATTGGTTAAAGGAACATTTTGCACcgaaaatcattaaatcgcaactcttataaaatatataaaattattgtaaattagaaATAGTACTCTTGCTTTCTCATAGTAGTAATTAAGGCTCTCAAAACACAAACTAATCACCGACAATGTTCTAGATCATAATCTGTCACACCAATTTAGGTCATGATTTGTCACTACCGATTTTCAAGACTACAACTCAAGTCTGGTATGCACTTGACATGTGGGCACTcttatcaatattaaaaaaaattaaaaacttttctttcaaaattagagagaagaactttattttttctattttataaattgtgaCTTATCTGCTCTTTTTGTAAAAAGTAagtattttatactttttgaTGAAAACCCAAGGCTTATTAATTATCTCTTTTAATTCTACTAAAtcaaacatatttaatttgaattaaaagatatattatccgttctaattttatttaataaaaaatatttgatttaaattaaagccAAGGTGGCGTATCACATGTGCTTGTCCTAGGAGCCCCCCTTGTGATAGTAATACAAGTTTTCTTATATACAAGCATATTAGATACTTTGCTTTTTTGGGATCTGCATGCTCCATGGTTAGAACCTCGAAGGGGTCCCAACAGTGTAGACTTAGTAGGTTGAAGAAGGACATACAACCTTGGCAAGCACAATGTTTTGCAAATACTTAGTTATTTTCTCATTAGTCTAGTAGTGGTGTAgtaaattaaatgagctaacttATATATCGTTTGCATACGTACAATAGTGACTGCAATAATTAGgctattaattaaatcaatgcaattattttatttcaaatcttCGTGactataaaattgaaattggcCTCCATAATTATATGTTATCTAAGATAATGTcctcgaataataatttgagTCATaccacattaatttatttactgaACAATCCTTTATACTatagcattaattaaattgatagcTCAATAGTccaatgaatttaattacaacTTGTCCCTTAACAttcattagttttatttaatgatCAATTTCAGTATACTAATTATGTTGACACACTATGGCTAGAgaaaattctatgatcaaatATTGAAGACCCATCAAGAGAtatgttttataaattttatattattaatcttaatttcaCTGCTCATAATTGCTTCCACCAAATAATCTTGACTATAAATGTATATCGCACCCATATGTAactcaaataaaatcatagtctcaaacatgaaactatatttacaacaaaatcaaatgcCTATGAGGTTTAATAAGTCTAATAGtcaatttaaagttaattaaattttatacgTAATTTAGTTCAATGTAGTCAACATAcgtgattaagacaaatcatccaataaatttactacaatctaaacattaaaaaataaactcaactttatttatcatctgcgaactcaatttatttaattataaaataacttatattGATGTCTACTACCTTGGCATGCAAAAACCTTCATCCAGAGGGGTGGACGATAGATTTTCAATCTATCCTTTTAGTGGAATCTCTCCTCGCGATGGACTAAAACCCATCATGCCTTATGATAGACTACTTAGTGCCTAtttggtatggcttatttaattatcataagtgtttatttaatcacATAAgctcttatcataatttttattgttgtttggttatttttctaatagagaTTTTAAagcttaaataagttattttacatCTACTagcaaaaactcaaattttgggcttttgggagtagatgttgaaaattttttttttaatgttaaaatatctaaaatatcccccacttatttgacaatcttattttatttttttataatataactttaaaaaacttgcctattaaaataattttataaatttttaataaaaactcttattgacaaccaaacaactaaatttttttttataaaagctctactaataaaaactctacttaaaTAAGGTCTACTTGAAAACCTGTATCAAATGGAGCCTTAGTCATGAATTTGTCATGTCTGtcaaattgtttttggttaattttcttttacttttcgCTTTTTTTCCCTATTTGGCAAGAATGCTATGGAGTATGGACTCCaataatttccttttattaaaaCTCTATATCCTTGGGATAAAAGTTTTTtcctaaaaattttttatctattattgTTCAAAGTTTTTGccactttaaataaattagcttCCTTCCTGCCCAAACATAGACGAGTAGTAAATAGGTGACAAAGAATCAATATATAGTGGATaattgtcatttaatttaGATCAACCTGAACGTACAAgctcttatcttttttttcatgtCAAGTTAATGAATCGAGCCACAAGGTATCTTCCAAAGCAACATCCATAATAATGCTCCTTTGTATAGGATAGAGAAATGAGATTGCTTTATATCCATATACGTAAGCATGCTCTAATTAACCACTATATTGTTTCCATTGTCAATATGTTTCTTCAACCCACTCAATTCAGTATAAATCCCCATATATTCAAGAAATATTAATTGCTTTATGGTACGCCTTTTGTTTTTAAGAAACCCGAACAgaggaaaagagaaatttattaactcataaagaaaattgatttcaaGAAAGCTATTTGCTTTAGTTTGTACAATTATTAAGCaccaaattaaataactaCTGCCTGCTTTCTCCTTTTACTTCGGGAGCTCTCAACCCGAAAATACACGCACATAATTTGTTGGGAAAGAAATCCACACAAATAGCTATAAATTAAGTGAAAACTAATtgcttataataaataaagaagaagaaaataaattaatataatccGAAACAATAAATCAACCACAAGAAAGACCGATTTTTacgtcaaaattttaaatcatgaaaattcATTAGAGCGTAGTCTGACATAACATTTCACTATATTAGTAATGAGATTACAGTACAAATTTTTCTCTAGATAACATTATAGactaacaatattaaaaatatcaacaatCTAGATTTAAAGTAACAACTTAATACATAGTTTTCTAACAAGTAGGTATTTCAGATAACAACggcaaaaaataatgaaataaagatCAAGACTAGTAAGAACATAAAGGGTGatatgaaaaaatgaattaaattcgTCTTCCGATCATTTCAATCAAAGATTGAAACCCCTGCCCTCAATTTTAGTATTACACCATTGTCTGTCTTTTCTTTCTGTCTTTTTCTGCTTCTGGCAAAGTAACTACCGCCGCTtgcttttattctttatatttatatattgtgTTTTCGAAACCTAATTTTAATGGTAAATTTCACTTAGCCCCACAAGCTTCTTTTAATCACTAAAACACCTAAACTAATGGAAGATTTGGGTTTGGACCACGACCACACAAGTTAGATGAACCAAACCAAACACTATTTAATTACCTCACACTTTTTTactaaattgtttcaaatttctgaaaatactgttttagaaaattttggacaaaaaaggacaaaaataatttaaaaaattacattacaccttctttttaaaaaaattgattacatcacattttatttaaagtatGTTAATTCGGCCCTTTTTCATAACAAAACTATCAACTATATgtatcaacaaaattaaaccaaGTTTTTGAAATACGTCTATCAATATGTTAGAACGTATTTAATTCAAACTTGTGTCTCATTTAGCTACattataatatcaaaaattgaaaaaagaaatatatatgcatatctttagtttcttttttttttttttttcctcaccAGTTTCCCACTGAATCGATTTGGTCCTGTGGTTGTAGTTGTTTTTGAATCGAATTTGGTGAGAAAGGTAATGGAAAGGACTGATGGTGATGATCAGTGGCCATAAAAGGTGACTGAGACATTAGGTTTGTGGAAGAATATACACTACTATACGGTAATTGTTGTTCGTGTTCATGagattgttgttgttgttgttgttgttgcacTCGTTGTTCCGATCTTTGTTGCTTCGGAATATTAAGCTTCTCGCCTTCAATCTCCCTATATTTGCTTAAATATAGCTTCAATGGTGCAACATAATCCTCAAAGCCTAGGGTTGTGATCGCCCATATAATGTCATCACCATTGATagtctttcttttctctcGTTGGCATTTATCGGATGCTTCTCCGGTGACAAAGCTAATGAACTCGGAGACGCATTCTTGAACGGTTTCCTTAGCGTCCTTTGAGATTTTTCCGTTGCCCGGAATCACTTTTTTCATTATCCGGCCAACATTTGCTATGGGAAGAAAACGATCTTGTTCCTTATTATTATGgttattgttgttgctgttgctgCCACTGCTTTTTACGCATGGGCTTTCCGGGCTCCCACCATCGGGCCCATTTGGCCCATTTCCGTGGCTATCATCTTCCATTATGTTGATTTGTTTTGACCTTAGAAATGAATGGAATGATTAGTTTTGGGAATTTTTATGGGTTGAAATAAATGGAAAGGAAGCCATGAAAGTAGGCTGGTGAAGAgggaaccaaaaaaaaaaacttggttGATTTTACATCAAACGAGTCCCTGGGACTCGTTCCCTGTGTGAAGCAGTTGCTTGTTTAACTGTCAATGACTAAATCTAACTTCCTTCCCTTTTAccgtaataataataataatttacatgaaaACATTATTAGAAACCAAAATATCGAAATAATAACTACGCATTCAACCCAATACATTGAATTTTGAGAACGCAATGTTTTGACATTTGTTTCTTGTGGAAATTTTTACTTTGGTTTTAGGCTTAGTTTATTATAAGGGATTATCATTCATTGCACcacttctattttcttttatattcatttaaccatcacaaaattctaacatataattaacatcacttttctttttaaatttgtatcaattagtCACTTTTATACTAATATCGTTaaatagtttaaataaaataacaattttacccataaataaattaaagaccattttattttataaaaattttgaaaaataaaaaattataattataaaaatactcctaaatttaataaaataaataaattttaaaattaaaattaaaatttttaataaaaattattttaataaaaaatataataaaaaaataattacaaaatttttagatataataaaaatctcctaaattattaaaattttgggatttatttttttaatgaataaattcagtgattttaataaaattttgtgaaattatattgtttaataaataaattcagttatttttattaaaattttataaaattataattttttaataaaaataattattaaaattttacaaaatctaaatttaataaaaatcagctGAGCCCTTttatttgggatttattttttttattaaaactatgggtattttaataattataattttttatttttcaaagctttTTATAAGATAcaatggtcttttaatttatttaggggtaaaattatcattgcgtttaaattatttaacgatGTTAGTGTAAAAGTaactaattgatacaaatttaaaaagaaaggtaTGCAAAgaacatgttagaattttaTGGTGATTGGATAAACATAAGGCAAAATAAAAGTGATGCAACGATAATTTCTCTGATTATAATAGTTTCCGATTTGTGAATTgtgatatatttttgttttgatgggGGAGTTACTACCTGTAAAATTAATGGTCCGTTTCGGAATGAggttgaaattgaattaactgcttatgtcataattttttacaaaaatagtgtctgatatattttgtaaaagctgattatttcataattttctctattttgatAACAACTTTTAAAGCACGTAAGAGGATTTTTGCATATgcaacttattaaataaattaccacatttttttaaatttcatattatagccttaataatttaacaaaaagacAATTGTCTCTTATTTCTCCATACATCCTAATATATAagctattaattattatattaccaCAATAATATACTGCCACAACTACTGTACGTCCTctctaatataaaatttttgatctaataaattcatatttttcatagtttatttttattttctattataagaGTCAATAAAACTCGTATATGAttacataaattttctttgaactataaataatttcacaTGAAAGTTAACAATGactttcaaaatcaattttgtaaCCATCACTTTCAATGTTCAATTTGAATCATGGTGCttattacaataaatttagtgtgaatgtaatgcattttactttttattttatttgaattagataTTAGTATGAATgttgataatattttatgtaacaaCTTATGAGatccattaaattttatttgattaaatttctttttattttgcattcttaaaagaaaaagaaatgtctaaacataattaaacatactccaaaaattaaaaaaaattaaacttacatttattttaatcattatataataaaataataatttaaacttatgcctattttaatcattatataataaacaataccttcgtaataaaatttacaaaatatatatacactacTTTTCAAACTTACaaacaaatacaataaaaacaacatattTTATCAACTACCGTACCCAAACCCTCCCTAAACTTCTTGCACTTGAAAACTTCttgtttcatttcttttcatattttagtaAAGTATGGACAAAACTTAAATCAGGTTTTCACTTTCAGCTGTTACTTCCCGAGTTCTAATTAAtgatcataaaataaaaaagaaaaaaaaatcgtaaAAACCACTCATCAAACCAAACCCTTAATAGCAATAACCAAGTACtgaaaatctaatataataataCCACATTAACCTAAACCCAGAAATAAACTACTTACCAGAAGTTTATGCGACAAGAATAGCTTAAAGACATAGCAAAGAGCACATTtcactaaataaattaatacagaAAGTTTatcagaatttcaaaaatgGCATCAACAATTACAAGAATGCAttcatttttagaaaatttaattgagtGTGATATCACAGTGGAAATTCAGACGCCAACCCCcatataaagaaataaaaattaaaaaaaattgaaagaaaatttgtaaagGTTGGACACTGACAAGTCAACTTAACATGTTCCATTGTTACACAggataagaaaatttaaaaaattttaaaaacaaggGAACCTACTTAACATAGTGATACACAGGACTTAGTAGACCAGTTGCTTTGAATTGGGCAATTGCCAACTTCTGAGACCAAAGAATACCTAATATCTCATGAGTGTTGCGGCCTCAAGAATTTTAGAGCACTATGAAAGGAAAGCATGTTTACGCAATAGCATATTTGATGGTCTCCAACTCTTTCGGCCGCCACATGGACTTTTCGACGCAAAGCAAGCCCTCCTTGTCCTTGGAGTAAGTCATCCGAACCTCCCACTGCATACCTTTCACCATGCTCTCTAACTCATTAATTGTCTCAACATCATCACGTACAATTAGCTTTCCTTCTGGCCTGAGGATCCGATCAACCTCAGCAACCACAGCTACTAGATTACACCTGCAAGGGCCAGATAACATTGCCACTTCAGCAGAAGGCAAAGGTAGATAACATAACTCATGCTCTAGTGTATTTTAGAAGtatcaataatgaaatatCAATACAAACCTCTTTTTAATCTTGGAGAAAAGATGGTCTGCATGGAGGAGATCATAAGTTCGAGGGTAGGTGCTAAATGATTCACACCAATCATGATATATACCGAAAAGACCTCGTTCATAAATTATAGGCAGTGTATCTGGGGAATCTATTGAGATTACATTCATGACCCAAACACTGATATCTTTCATAGCTGCAGCAAATCTGCAAGCATAACAGCAATATGAGAACTGAAGCGAAGAATGAAACAAGAAGCTGCTGTTCTTATTTTCTGTTAAACAGAACCAGTTTTCAGTCAGAGAGACAGATCATTATCAGCAGTTATAATCTAACCCATTACTGGCCCGGCCATAATCCCATAACATCAATGATAATTCACATTATCATTATAGATAAAATTAGACACTGAATTAATCATTTTAGCCAAAGAAAAATAGCAGTCAAACCATATTTTCTCCACTAGAAAGAAAGGTTCATCTTGCTTACCCTCCATAGACAGATCGCATGTCCATGACATTCCTCACAGTTGACCAGTTTATTCCCATGCCATTTAGATATGACTTGGAAACTACCCGCTTCCAGTGCTCATAATCTGCAGTGAAATCCTCCGGGGCTGATTTACCATAGACTCCGACTTGGGAACTTAACAACCAGTATGGTGTTTTCTCTAACCTTGCTGGCCACTGCTCAGGCCACTGTGACCCACGTTTCAATGATTCTTCTGGAACATTATGCATGCATGCTTGTAGTGGGACATGCCTGTGTACAAGAATATAATTAAAGGTTTGTCAAGATATCAGGATAAAGTTACTTATGGAAAATTTTGCATCGTGTTTTTCCCCTTATTAGATGACAAGACACACTCCCTGTTTATatccatttattatttattaaatatagttTCTTTCTATCAGCTTGAGAGTATAATTACCATGCAGCATTAGGATCATCAGACCCTAAGCAGACTGGAGGCTGCTGTTGAGATCTTTTCTCATAGCACTCATTAGAGGTGGGCTTCCTATATACAGCTATTCCCACTTTATTGATGGTATCCTTGCTGATGGACACAAGTTCCCAGCACATtgctttaattaattgagaCATGGCTGCAAACAGTTCCAACAAAATGTACTAGTTGTTAGAATCCATCAACCTTTCCAAGACATCCAAACATTTAAgggtaataaaaaaaaaattaccattcCAAATTTCTACATCTTCAGGAAGCTTCTGATAAACAGGAGTTGCAGACCAAATAAAGAAACCACCAGGTCTCAACACACGATTCAACTCCAATAGAAGTTTACCACCTGCATATTGTAACAATCAGAAACACTAAATACTAAGCCCAAATACAAAATATCGATAAAATACCAAAGAATAAAACATCAATACTTAAAAGAGTCATTATCTAGCCCTTACTTTAATATGGTAAGGGACAAATTGAAAGATAGAAAAACACAAATTCTAATACACTAAATTAAAGTGtgtgttttcttctcttttagcTTATCCCTTACATTTATAAAGTAAGGGATACCTTGTtagaaaaattctcatatttaagtaccataaaataaacacacttaagAAGAAGCCACAGACATAAATGAACTCTATTTCATAAGATAAAATCTTATATACCTTCTATATGCCATGGGACTCGACACCGTGCACAGTGGACGGCATCAAAAACTATTCCAGGGAAAGGAAGTCTCTCTGTTCCCATCACAGCAGATATAGCAGGGATTCCCCTTTCAAGTGCAAATTGGACTTGGGCTTCATGTTCATCTTTAGGAGCAAATGACATAGTGAGCACACCTCGGTCAAAGAGAAAGCCTCCGAAGCTAGCCACACCACATCCAACATCCAATACAACACGAGTCCGTTTTCCCCAAGCAACATCAGGCACAGACTGCATAGTTCAGATGTATAATATCAAGCAGAACTTGCAAGACGAATTATTCAAGTAAAGAGGCgataaacaaatacaaaaatccATCATCTGAGTTACTAAAATATGCTTGCAGATGATAGTTATGAACAAAGACAAAACAATTGCCAAGGGTTTAGAAAGAATAATAAAGTTCTAACAGACAGGATCTTAGTAAAAAAACATGAATTTATCAAGCAtccatgaaaaaaaaaaaaaaaaattgataacagCAATAAAAAGTGTTTAGAATCCAATTGACACCACCATATAGATTATTTATTGATGAGCCAAAACAATATGCAAATTAACCTGAATACATAATGGAGTTGGAAGAAGATCACTTGAAGTGCTCACCTCCTGAATGAAGTCAATATAATGGAGGGCGCCATTCTTAAATTGGGTTCCACCACCTGGGAAAGTGAGGTATTC
This window contains:
- the LOC102611608 gene encoding nuclear transcription factor Y subunit B-7, whose protein sequence is MEDDSHGNGPNGPDGGSPESPCVKSSGSNSNNNNHNNKEQDRFLPIANVGRIMKKVIPGNGKISKDAKETVQECVSEFISFVTGEASDKCQREKRKTINGDDIIWAITTLGFEDYVAPLKLYLSKYREIEGEKLNIPKQQRSEQRVQQQQQQQQSHEHEQQLPYSSVYSSTNLMSQSPFMATDHHHQSFPLPFSPNSIQKQLQPQDQIDSVGNW
- the LOC102611317 gene encoding probable methyltransferase PMT26 — protein: MANGKYTRVDGRRSASSYCSTVTITVFVALCLVGVWMMTSSSSSSVVPVQNVDEPAQEKKSEAKEQLPESNESSSNQQFEDNNADLPEDATKGGKNEKIQENIEKSDEKSNEESKFDDGSNRQTQNDDNKTGDRDSKTDSEGGETNTDESEKKSYSDENGNKSDSDDGEKKSDRKSEESSGEKVDGQVEEKEDQNENKESEKSSDDKREDDSKNQSSNELFPSGAQLELTNETTTQKGSFSTQATESKNEKEAQQSSNQQNGYNWKLCNVTAGADFIPCLDNLQAIKKLRSTKHYEHRERHCPEEPPTCLVPLPEGYKRSIEWPTSREKIWYYNVPHTKLAKIKGHQNWVKVTGEYLTFPGGGTQFKNGALHYIDFIQESVPDVAWGKRTRVVLDVGCGVASFGGFLFDRGVLTMSFAPKDEHEAQVQFALERGIPAISAVMGTERLPFPGIVFDAVHCARCRVPWHIEGGKLLLELNRVLRPGGFFIWSATPVYQKLPEDVEIWNAMSQLIKAMCWELVSISKDTINKVGIAVYRKPTSNECYEKRSQQQPPVCLGSDDPNAAWHVPLQACMHNVPEESLKRGSQWPEQWPARLEKTPYWLLSSQVGVYGKSAPEDFTADYEHWKRVVSKSYLNGMGINWSTVRNVMDMRSVYGGFAAAMKDISVWVMNVISIDSPDTLPIIYERGLFGIYHDWCESFSTYPRTYDLLHADHLFSKIKKRCNLVAVVAEVDRILRPEGKLIVRDDVETINELESMVKGMQWEVRMTYSKDKEGLLCVEKSMWRPKELETIKYAIA